One window of Thermococcus sp. genomic DNA carries:
- a CDS encoding DUF3213 domain-containing protein: MSVKPDKELVRLDLKFGNINWEKATIKQYELEKELGVWRIFLNGYAKNGFVIFDEDVLSREELLKALGELEPEIKGEKKLTVAELIESSYSWNNVLGQGGS, translated from the coding sequence ATGAGCGTCAAGCCAGATAAGGAACTCGTGAGGCTCGACCTGAAGTTCGGGAACATCAACTGGGAGAAGGCCACTATAAAGCAGTACGAGCTTGAGAAGGAGCTTGGAGTATGGAGGATATTCCTCAACGGCTATGCCAAGAACGGCTTTGTGATCTTCGATGAGGACGTTCTCTCGAGGGAGGAACTACTGAAGGCCCTTGGGGAGTTAGAGCCGGAGATAAAAGGGGAGAAGAAACTCACGGTGGCAGAGCTCATAGAGTCAAGCTACTCCTGGAACAACGTCCTTGGTCAGGGCGGCTCTTAA